Proteins from one Mycteria americana isolate JAX WOST 10 ecotype Jacksonville Zoo and Gardens chromosome 1, USCA_MyAme_1.0, whole genome shotgun sequence genomic window:
- the MAPK8IP2 gene encoding C-Jun-amino-terminal kinase-interacting protein 2 isoform X2, which yields MADRAEMFSLSTFHSLSPPGCRPPQDISLEEFDDEDLSEITDDCGIGLNYDSDHYEKDCLVLERGEQPHPVCTFQDDFQEFEMIDDNEEEEEEEEEEEEGNELEAPPSPSASPIPSPALEETQKHRPTTLNLTAPGTQDSLNNNGSFAPPAHRTTWQDALLHSSSSSSSSHIGRSSPHACIQDGPCLESPKGPSPGGAGQAPASLQSSPFDSQGNSHESLAHGPAAPAGPDTGSPTQAPAAADGRRAPPKQEPAGGRERPVPGEGGGLGARSPGSPAAPREQPGSPRPREEPAAVAVAERRDGQGARLPGTYACPAGPVEPLSSDGEGPRPGRAASVRGHPSGSSETTSPSSDPGIEADLTSRTTKPFLPGSRHGEDLSSPGSDSDVEGEIEAAFAGGRLVSNMISSISETELDLSSDSSSGRSSHLTNSIEEASSPTSEAELETELEAPGLMGIKDSLLLDKGKEEEEETLERELPERGVVRRESLAELKMEGYYDSLNPADSSTPVGQTDISTSSPLDLKIDPDHSLESIRRSFYLPVGPKLMPEADEEDNSEYDSDSESEPDLSEDSDSPWLLSNLVNKMISEGSYPIKCPDECFQQTHSLCDTISPASDLEPEILSEALDGEPGSQDSPVGAGEPAALPRCQRAIELVDMETLRSSLQRAEDERALGAGTEPVPELPADEPGPFLFLSNPTNDTIAPVFPGCPVALDRLAASEVLATFGCRPGPPRTPPRASPGTEAAAGEPRAAAVPPAAGPEDWAVDRDLDSGVLEADDMIDDVRLAPQGQGPDAGPPALDVSTAKTNRGFTMAYSTDEDEAPYLKGSPFPEDPLRGSFGGELPPAPGALEPRALDESLAYDSVKYTLVVDEHTQLELVSLRRCTSVLSDDSDLLRACDRCDLEDDAAFGDGLAAPDVHSSSEDSSPEADLQFSKKFLNVFVNSTSRSSSTESFGLFSCVVNGEEREQTHRAVFRFIPRHEDELELDVDDPILVELEEDDYWYRGYNMRTGERGIFPAFYAHEVVGQARDAIGLKRNPCWVERFNVQFLGSVEVPYHQGNGILCAAMQKIATTRKLTVHLRPPASCDLEITLQGIKLILTVTEYSRDEEFERCSHFFQMKNISFCGCHPRNSCYFGFITKHPVLSRFACHVFVSQESMRHVAECVGRAFQEYYQEHLEYACPTEDIYLE from the exons GACTGCCTGGTGCTGGAGCGCGGCGAGCAGCCGCACCCCGTCTGCACCTTCCAGGACGACTTCCAGGAGTTCGAGATGATCGACGacaacgaggaggaggaggaggaagaggaggaggaggaggagggcaacgAGCTGGAAGCTCCACCGTCCCCTTCGGCCTCACCCATCCCCTCGCCCGCCCTGGAGGAGACGCAGAAGCACCGGCCCACCACCCTCAACCTGACGGCCCCGGGCACCCAG GACTCCCTGAACAACAACGGCAGCTTCGCGCCGCCTGCGCACCGCACCACCTGGCAGGACGCCCTtctccactcctcctcctcctcctcttcctcgcacATCG GACGCTCGTCTCCCCACGCCTGCATCCAAGATGGACCCTGCCTGGAGAGCCCGAaggggccgagccccgggggggccgggcaggccCCCGCCTCGCTGCAGTCCTCCCCCTTTGACTCGCAAGGCAACAGCCACGAGTCCCTGGCACATG GGCCTGCGGCTCCTGCCGGCCCCGACACCGGCTCGCCAACCCaggcccccgcggccgccgacggccgccgcgccccgccaaAGCAGGAACCAGCCGGTGGCCGGGAGAGGCCGGTGCCCGGCGAAGGGGGTGGCCTGGGGGCCAGGAGCCCGgggtcccctgcagccccccgcgagcagcccggctccccgcggccccgggaggaGCCggcggccgtggccgtggccgagCGGCGCGACGGGCAGGGGGCCCGGCTGCCAGGCACCTACGCGTGCCCCGCGGGGCCGGTGGAGCCGCTCAGCTCCGATGGGGagggcccccggcccggccgggcggccaGCGTGCGCGGGCACCCCTCGGGCTCCTCGGAGACCACCTCGCCCTCCTCGGACCCCGGCATCGAGGCCGACCTCACCAGCAGGACCACCAAGCCCTTCCTGCCCGGCAGCCGGCACGGCGAAGACCTCAGCTCGCCGGGCTCCGACTCGGACGTGGAGGGGGAGATTGAGGCGGCCTTCGCCGGCGGGCGCCTGGTCAGCAACATGATCTCCTCCATCTCGGAGACGGAGCTGGACCtgagcagtgacagcagcagcggCAGGTCCTCCCACCTCACCAACTCCATCGAGGAGGCCAGCTCGCCCACCTCGGAGGCCGAGCTGGAGACGGAGCTGGAGGCGCCCGGGCTGATGGGCATCAAGGACTCCCTGCTGCTGGacaagggcaaggaggaggaggaggagaccctGGAGAGGGAGCTCCCGGAGCGTGGTGTGGTGAGGCGGGAGAGCCTGGCGGAGCTGAAGATGGAGGGCTACTACGACAGCCTGAACCCGGCGGACTCCTCCACGCCCGTGGGCCAGACGGACATCTCCACCTCCAGCCCCCTGGACCTGAAGATCGACCCAGACCACAGCCTGGAGAGCATCCGGCGCTCCTTCTACCTGCCCGTGGGGCCCAAGCTGATGCCCGAGGCAGACGAGGAGGACAACAGCGAGTACGACTCCGACTCGGAGTCGGAGCCTGACCTGAGCGAGGACTCGGACTCGCCCTGGCTGCTCAGCAACCTCGTCAACAAGATGATCTCGGAGGGCTCCTACCCCATCAAGTGCCCGGACGAGTGCTTCCAGCAGACCCACTCGCTCTGCGACACCATCTCCCCGGCCTCCGACCTGGAGCCCGAGATCCTGAGCGAGGCGCTGGACGGGGAGCCCGGCTCACAGGACTCCCCGGTGGGCGCGGGGGAgccggccgccctgccccgctgccagcgcgCCATCGAGCTGGTGGACATGGAGACGCTGCGCAGCTCCCTCCAGCGCGCCGAGGACGAGCGGGCCCTGGGCGCCGGGACGGAGCCGGTGCCGGAGCTGCCCGCCGATGAGCCGGGCCCCTTCCTCTTCCTGAGCAACCCCACCAACGACACCATCGCGCCCGTCTTCCCGGGGTGCCCCGTCGCCCTCGACAGGCTGGCCGCCTCCGAGGTCCTGGCCACCTTCGGctgccgccccgggccgccccgcacccccccgcGCGCCTCCCCTGGGACCGAGGCCGCCGCtggggagccccgcgccgccgcggtgccgccggccgccggcccggAGGACTGGGCCGTCGACAGGGACCTGGACTCGGGCGTCCTGGAGGCCGACGACATGATCGACGACGTCCGGTTAGCGCCCCAGGGGCAGGGCCCCGACGCCGGCCCGCCCGCCCTGGACGTCTCCACCGCCAAGACCAACCGCGGCTTCACCATGGCGTACTCCACGGACGAGGACGAGGCGCCCTACCTGAAGGGCTCCCCCTTCCCCGAGGACCCCCTGCGGGGAAGCTTCGGGGGGGAGCTGCCGCCTGCCCCCGGGGCGCTGGAGCCGCGGGCGCTGGACGAGTCCCTGGCCTACGACTCGGTGAAGTACACGCTGGTGGTGGACGAGCACACGCAGCTGGAGCTGGTGAGCCTGCGGCGCTGCACCTCGGTGCTGAGCGACGACAGCGACCTGCTCCGCGCCTGCGACCGCTGCGACCTGGAGGACGACGCGGCCTTCGGGGACGGGCTGGCAGCCCCCGACGTCCACAGCTCCTCCGAGGACTCGTCCCCCGAGGCCGACCTGCAGTTCTCCAAGAAGTTCCTCAACGTCTTTGTCAACAGCACCTCCCGCTCGTCCA gcACAGAGTCCTTCGGGCTGTTCTCCTGCGTGGTGAACGGGGAGGAGCGGGAGCAAACCCACCGGGCCGTCTTCAG GTTCATCCCCCGCCACGAGGACGAGCTGGAGCTGGATGTGGACGACCCCATcctggtggagctggaggaggatgaCTACTGGTACCGGGGCTACAACATGCGGACGGGGGAGAGGGGCATCTTCCCCGCCTTCTACGCCCACGAGGTCGTCGGCCAAGCCAGGGACGCCATCG GCCTGAAGAGGAACCCGTGCTGGGTGGAGCGGTTCAACGTGCAGTTCCTGGGCTCGGTGGAGGTGCCGTACCACCAGGGCAACGGCATCCTCTGCGCCGCCATGCAGAAG ATTGCCACCACCAGGAAGCTGACGGTGCACCTGCGCCCGCCGGCCAGCTGTGACCTGGAGATCACGCTGCAGGGCATCAAGCTCATCCTGACCGTCACGGAGTACAGCCGGGATGAGGAG TTTGAGCGCTGCAGCCACTTCTTCCAGATGAAGAACATCTCCTTCTGCGGGTGCCACCCCCGGAACAGCTG CTACTTCGGGTTCATCACCAAGCACCCGGTGCTGAGCCGCTTCGCCTGCCATGTCTTCGTCTCCCAGGAATCCATGCGGCACGTCGCTGAGTGCGTCGG ACGAGCGTTTCAGGAATATTACCAGGAGCACCTGGAGTACGCCTGCCCCACAGAGGACATTTACCTGGAGTAA
- the MAPK8IP2 gene encoding C-Jun-amino-terminal kinase-interacting protein 2 isoform X1 → MADRAEMFSLSTFHSLSPPGCRPPQDISLEEFDDEDLSEITDDCGIGLNYDSDHYEKDCLVLERGEQPHPVCTFQDDFQEFEMIDDNEEEEEEEEEEEEGNELEAPPSPSASPIPSPALEETQKHRPTTLNLTAPGTQDSLNNNGSFAPPAHRTTWQDALLHSSSSSSSSHIGRSSPHACIQDGPCLESPKGPSPGGAGQAPASLQSSPFDSQGNSHESLAHGNPSPSRAGEDYNMNIISSALRAPHSPSRLRQPPPEPSLSPTGPAAPAGPDTGSPTQAPAAADGRRAPPKQEPAGGRERPVPGEGGGLGARSPGSPAAPREQPGSPRPREEPAAVAVAERRDGQGARLPGTYACPAGPVEPLSSDGEGPRPGRAASVRGHPSGSSETTSPSSDPGIEADLTSRTTKPFLPGSRHGEDLSSPGSDSDVEGEIEAAFAGGRLVSNMISSISETELDLSSDSSSGRSSHLTNSIEEASSPTSEAELETELEAPGLMGIKDSLLLDKGKEEEEETLERELPERGVVRRESLAELKMEGYYDSLNPADSSTPVGQTDISTSSPLDLKIDPDHSLESIRRSFYLPVGPKLMPEADEEDNSEYDSDSESEPDLSEDSDSPWLLSNLVNKMISEGSYPIKCPDECFQQTHSLCDTISPASDLEPEILSEALDGEPGSQDSPVGAGEPAALPRCQRAIELVDMETLRSSLQRAEDERALGAGTEPVPELPADEPGPFLFLSNPTNDTIAPVFPGCPVALDRLAASEVLATFGCRPGPPRTPPRASPGTEAAAGEPRAAAVPPAAGPEDWAVDRDLDSGVLEADDMIDDVRLAPQGQGPDAGPPALDVSTAKTNRGFTMAYSTDEDEAPYLKGSPFPEDPLRGSFGGELPPAPGALEPRALDESLAYDSVKYTLVVDEHTQLELVSLRRCTSVLSDDSDLLRACDRCDLEDDAAFGDGLAAPDVHSSSEDSSPEADLQFSKKFLNVFVNSTSRSSSTESFGLFSCVVNGEEREQTHRAVFRFIPRHEDELELDVDDPILVELEEDDYWYRGYNMRTGERGIFPAFYAHEVVGQARDAIGLKRNPCWVERFNVQFLGSVEVPYHQGNGILCAAMQKIATTRKLTVHLRPPASCDLEITLQGIKLILTVTEYSRDEEFERCSHFFQMKNISFCGCHPRNSCYFGFITKHPVLSRFACHVFVSQESMRHVAECVGRAFQEYYQEHLEYACPTEDIYLE, encoded by the exons GACTGCCTGGTGCTGGAGCGCGGCGAGCAGCCGCACCCCGTCTGCACCTTCCAGGACGACTTCCAGGAGTTCGAGATGATCGACGacaacgaggaggaggaggaggaagaggaggaggaggaggagggcaacgAGCTGGAAGCTCCACCGTCCCCTTCGGCCTCACCCATCCCCTCGCCCGCCCTGGAGGAGACGCAGAAGCACCGGCCCACCACCCTCAACCTGACGGCCCCGGGCACCCAG GACTCCCTGAACAACAACGGCAGCTTCGCGCCGCCTGCGCACCGCACCACCTGGCAGGACGCCCTtctccactcctcctcctcctcctcttcctcgcacATCG GACGCTCGTCTCCCCACGCCTGCATCCAAGATGGACCCTGCCTGGAGAGCCCGAaggggccgagccccgggggggccgggcaggccCCCGCCTCGCTGCAGTCCTCCCCCTTTGACTCGCAAGGCAACAGCCACGAGTCCCTGGCACATGGTAACCCATCGCCCTCAAGAGCCGGGGAAGATTATAACATGAATATCATCTCCTCTGCGCTCCGAGCACCGCACTCCCCGTCGCGCCTCCGCCAGCCACCCCCTGAACCGTCTCTCTCTCCAACAGGGCCTGCGGCTCCTGCCGGCCCCGACACCGGCTCGCCAACCCaggcccccgcggccgccgacggccgccgcgccccgccaaAGCAGGAACCAGCCGGTGGCCGGGAGAGGCCGGTGCCCGGCGAAGGGGGTGGCCTGGGGGCCAGGAGCCCGgggtcccctgcagccccccgcgagcagcccggctccccgcggccccgggaggaGCCggcggccgtggccgtggccgagCGGCGCGACGGGCAGGGGGCCCGGCTGCCAGGCACCTACGCGTGCCCCGCGGGGCCGGTGGAGCCGCTCAGCTCCGATGGGGagggcccccggcccggccgggcggccaGCGTGCGCGGGCACCCCTCGGGCTCCTCGGAGACCACCTCGCCCTCCTCGGACCCCGGCATCGAGGCCGACCTCACCAGCAGGACCACCAAGCCCTTCCTGCCCGGCAGCCGGCACGGCGAAGACCTCAGCTCGCCGGGCTCCGACTCGGACGTGGAGGGGGAGATTGAGGCGGCCTTCGCCGGCGGGCGCCTGGTCAGCAACATGATCTCCTCCATCTCGGAGACGGAGCTGGACCtgagcagtgacagcagcagcggCAGGTCCTCCCACCTCACCAACTCCATCGAGGAGGCCAGCTCGCCCACCTCGGAGGCCGAGCTGGAGACGGAGCTGGAGGCGCCCGGGCTGATGGGCATCAAGGACTCCCTGCTGCTGGacaagggcaaggaggaggaggaggagaccctGGAGAGGGAGCTCCCGGAGCGTGGTGTGGTGAGGCGGGAGAGCCTGGCGGAGCTGAAGATGGAGGGCTACTACGACAGCCTGAACCCGGCGGACTCCTCCACGCCCGTGGGCCAGACGGACATCTCCACCTCCAGCCCCCTGGACCTGAAGATCGACCCAGACCACAGCCTGGAGAGCATCCGGCGCTCCTTCTACCTGCCCGTGGGGCCCAAGCTGATGCCCGAGGCAGACGAGGAGGACAACAGCGAGTACGACTCCGACTCGGAGTCGGAGCCTGACCTGAGCGAGGACTCGGACTCGCCCTGGCTGCTCAGCAACCTCGTCAACAAGATGATCTCGGAGGGCTCCTACCCCATCAAGTGCCCGGACGAGTGCTTCCAGCAGACCCACTCGCTCTGCGACACCATCTCCCCGGCCTCCGACCTGGAGCCCGAGATCCTGAGCGAGGCGCTGGACGGGGAGCCCGGCTCACAGGACTCCCCGGTGGGCGCGGGGGAgccggccgccctgccccgctgccagcgcgCCATCGAGCTGGTGGACATGGAGACGCTGCGCAGCTCCCTCCAGCGCGCCGAGGACGAGCGGGCCCTGGGCGCCGGGACGGAGCCGGTGCCGGAGCTGCCCGCCGATGAGCCGGGCCCCTTCCTCTTCCTGAGCAACCCCACCAACGACACCATCGCGCCCGTCTTCCCGGGGTGCCCCGTCGCCCTCGACAGGCTGGCCGCCTCCGAGGTCCTGGCCACCTTCGGctgccgccccgggccgccccgcacccccccgcGCGCCTCCCCTGGGACCGAGGCCGCCGCtggggagccccgcgccgccgcggtgccgccggccgccggcccggAGGACTGGGCCGTCGACAGGGACCTGGACTCGGGCGTCCTGGAGGCCGACGACATGATCGACGACGTCCGGTTAGCGCCCCAGGGGCAGGGCCCCGACGCCGGCCCGCCCGCCCTGGACGTCTCCACCGCCAAGACCAACCGCGGCTTCACCATGGCGTACTCCACGGACGAGGACGAGGCGCCCTACCTGAAGGGCTCCCCCTTCCCCGAGGACCCCCTGCGGGGAAGCTTCGGGGGGGAGCTGCCGCCTGCCCCCGGGGCGCTGGAGCCGCGGGCGCTGGACGAGTCCCTGGCCTACGACTCGGTGAAGTACACGCTGGTGGTGGACGAGCACACGCAGCTGGAGCTGGTGAGCCTGCGGCGCTGCACCTCGGTGCTGAGCGACGACAGCGACCTGCTCCGCGCCTGCGACCGCTGCGACCTGGAGGACGACGCGGCCTTCGGGGACGGGCTGGCAGCCCCCGACGTCCACAGCTCCTCCGAGGACTCGTCCCCCGAGGCCGACCTGCAGTTCTCCAAGAAGTTCCTCAACGTCTTTGTCAACAGCACCTCCCGCTCGTCCA gcACAGAGTCCTTCGGGCTGTTCTCCTGCGTGGTGAACGGGGAGGAGCGGGAGCAAACCCACCGGGCCGTCTTCAG GTTCATCCCCCGCCACGAGGACGAGCTGGAGCTGGATGTGGACGACCCCATcctggtggagctggaggaggatgaCTACTGGTACCGGGGCTACAACATGCGGACGGGGGAGAGGGGCATCTTCCCCGCCTTCTACGCCCACGAGGTCGTCGGCCAAGCCAGGGACGCCATCG GCCTGAAGAGGAACCCGTGCTGGGTGGAGCGGTTCAACGTGCAGTTCCTGGGCTCGGTGGAGGTGCCGTACCACCAGGGCAACGGCATCCTCTGCGCCGCCATGCAGAAG ATTGCCACCACCAGGAAGCTGACGGTGCACCTGCGCCCGCCGGCCAGCTGTGACCTGGAGATCACGCTGCAGGGCATCAAGCTCATCCTGACCGTCACGGAGTACAGCCGGGATGAGGAG TTTGAGCGCTGCAGCCACTTCTTCCAGATGAAGAACATCTCCTTCTGCGGGTGCCACCCCCGGAACAGCTG CTACTTCGGGTTCATCACCAAGCACCCGGTGCTGAGCCGCTTCGCCTGCCATGTCTTCGTCTCCCAGGAATCCATGCGGCACGTCGCTGAGTGCGTCGG ACGAGCGTTTCAGGAATATTACCAGGAGCACCTGGAGTACGCCTGCCCCACAGAGGACATTTACCTGGAGTAA